Sequence from the candidate division KSB1 bacterium genome:
GGAATGGATGTGGAGATTGTGATGCTGGCGGACAAGCGCAGGAGTGTGCCGGGACTCTGTCGCTTGATCGAGGAGATTGATCCGGCGGCGTTCTACACGATCGCGGATGTCAAGCAGGTGGGGTTAAAGAAGCGGGGGACGCCGTGGGGGCGGATTTGGGGAGGATGAAGAAATAACGATGAACGATGAACGATGAAGTATGAGGCCGATTCAGACGGGGTCTGGAGACCCCGCTCGGGGGATGAGGTGAATGACGAGCGGGTCGCGGAAACCGGGCGGCGCAGCCGGCCCCTACAACCCTGCGCTGCGACAGAGGTTGATCGAGATGAAAGCGATCTTGTTTAGTCTGCTGATCGTGTGGGGAATCGTAGCGCGGGGGCAGGAGTTCTCGCCGTCCGCGGCTTCACAGGCCGTGCTGGACGCAGCGTGTCAGGCGGTGCTGGATTATTATCCGGCGGAATTGCTGGATCCGCAGCGGGTGGATGCGGCGAAAGCAGTCGCGGTGGCGCAACTGGCGCTTGGGGGACTCTCCCGGACGGAGATTGAGACGGCGCTGGACGAATTTGTGCGCGCCGCCTGCGATGACGATCAGGCCATGGCCCTGCCGCAGACGGACAGTATCGGCACCGCAGCAGTGCTCAGTTTTCGGCTATCGCGGTTCACGCTGGATGAGGAAGACGAAGGCAGCGGCTATCTGCGGATTCGTGACTGGACCGATCCCGCGCGGGTGACGCGCGAATTTGCGGCGGCCTTGGACACCTTGCGTCAGACTCGCGGGCTGCTCTTTGACTTGCACGGGTTCAGCGGCGACGAGGAGTTGTGGCAAGAGCTTGCCGCCCAGCTGACGGATTTGCCGTTGCACGGGGCGCGCTTGCACACGCGGATTCCCGGAACGACCTTCGCGACCGAGAGCTATCCGGATATCTATCCCGGTGGGGGGCGGCTCTACTGCGAACCCATCGTGTTCTGGCTGGACCGCAGCTGGCAACCGGCCCTGGCCTTCGCGTCGATCGTACAGGCGCGCGGGTCGGTGGATTACTGCTTCGATCAGCGCGGGCTGCATTCGCGGGCGGCGAATTTGCGGGCGATCGAACTGCCGCTGGGTTACCGGATCTATCTGCCGACGGCGACCGCGGAGCTGGCCTACGACGTGCCGCAGCTTGCGCCCGCGGACTTTCTTGCGGATGAGATCGGCGGCGAGTCAATTCATCAGGCGAAGTGGCTGCTGCGGGAGATGATCTGGTGGTACGGAGCATGGGGCGCGTGGAACCGGTGAAAGAGGGATGAGGGATGAGGGATGAAGAAGAGCGGCTGCATGTGGCATTGTGGCCGGCTGACTGATCTGCTGCACGTTACCCCTCCGCTAACGCAGGGGGGAGAAGAGAAGGCCGATGATTCAATCCTACGAAATTCAGAACCGGATGATTGTTCCGGTGACGGCGGAGCGGGCGTCGATTCTGGTGTTCACCTGCGCGGATGAGACCGAGAAGCGGCGCGCGCACGAGCTGCTGGATCTGGACCTGCACGACATTGAGTCGGCGCTGGACCCGGACGAGGTCTCGCGCATTGAATTCGACGACGACCGCGTGTTCATCATCTGGAAGCAGCCGCTCAGCGTGACCTTCGACCAGCGGCTGCGCTTTGACGTGGCTTCGGTGGGGCTGCTGTTGGAGCCGCACCGGCTGACGATCATCACGGCGGCGGAGGAGATCTACTTCACGCCGCGCGAATTCAAGAATGTGGAGTCGCCGCTGGACGTGCTGCTGCGCTATCTGCTCTCGACGATTCGGCACTACCTCGATCACTTGAAGGGGATCAAGCAGATCACATCGGAGTTGCAGACCAAGGTCAACACCTCGCTGGAGAACAAGTATCTGTTGCAGATGTTCGGGTTGAGCGAGAGCCTCACGTATTATATGAACGCCATCGAGGGCAACGAGCTGGTGCTGGCCAAGCTGAGTGTGAACCCGCGCAAGGCCCGGCTGTCGGAGCCGCAGGGCGATTTGCTGGACGACATCCGGCTGGACAATCACCAGTGTGCGCGGCAGGCGCAGATCTATTCGGAGGTTTTGTCCGGGCTGATGGACGCGCGGGGGAATATCGTGAACAACAACATGACGATCCTGCTGCGCGACCTGACGCTGATCAATATCATCTTCCTGCCGTTGAACCTGATCGCGGGGATCGGCGGCATGTCCGAGTTCAGCATGATGACGAGCGGGACGAGCTGGAAGCTGTCCTATGCGCTGTTCATCATGGGCATGGTGGCGATGGGTTGGCTGACGTGGATGGTGCTGGTGAGGTTTTTGAGGAAGCGGTGATAGGGGGGAGGCAGGCAATAGATGAACGATGATAGATGATAGACGCGGGGAGTAGCGGCGGCTGCGTGAGCCGCCCGGAAAGCAACTCAGCAGAATCGGGGTTATTCATGCGAGCCGTTTTGTTGTTGACCATGCTATGCGTCGCAGCAGTAAGTCAGGCGCGGGAGTGGCGGCCGTTTGTGGGCGTGGGTGGAGTTCTAACGCAGCCACTGTTCCGGCCCGAAGGTTGGCCGTTTTACGGAGGCTTTGAATGGCAAACCGCGCACGCCGAAGCGATGTACTTCGAGGCCGGGATGACATTCTCCCGACATGAGTTCTACGCGGCGTATCGCGCGACGAACATGCCAGCCGATCGGTGGTCAAGCGGCTCGTGGGGATGGCGGCAAGACTGGATTGATCATGATGAAGGAGAATCATATTGGTCGGACCGCCGCTTCACGCTTGGCGCGCGCGAGCGAATCGGGCACGGGAGAGCACTATTGGTTGTTGGGGGCGGACTGGATGTGGGGAGGTTCGTGTATGGATACTCACGACATTTCCAGCGAACGTACTATAGCGTCTACACGGACTCGCTTGGACACCAGCAACTCGAAGAGGTCTATCGGACGCCCAAATCGGTATCTGGCGAAACATGGAAGAGCGCCTTGAATTTGGGTGCTGCGGCGGAATTCGGAGTGATGTATGCGTTGCGTCCAGAGCTTGAGTTTGTAATCCTGTCGCGGATACACGGCGATGTCGCAAGGTTCGGCGACAATTGGCTTGGAGGTAGTATTGACGCTTATGATATCATTACTCCGACGCTCATTGCCGAAATCCGGGTCAAGCCACTCGTGTTCGGCAGATCGCCGACGGTCAGAGACCGTCAGTAGTAGGGGTAGTGGAGACCGTTAGTAGTAGATAGAACACCAAGAGCCGTGGCAGGCGAAGGCGACCTGCGCGGCCGACACATAAAGGACACACAGATGGATTTGGGCGAACAATCATTGGAGTATCATGCACGGGGCCGGCACGGCAAGATTGAAGTCGTGCCCACCAAACCCTGTCGCACGCAGTTTGACCTGTCGCTGGCGTACACGCCGGGCGTGGCGGAGCCGTGTTTGCGGATTCACGCGAACCCGGAACTGGCCTATTTGTACACGGCGCGGGAGAATCTGGTGGCGGTCATCTCCAACGGGACGGCGGTGCTGGGGTTAGGCAACATCGGGGCGCTGGCGGGGAAGCCCGTGATGGAAGGAAAGGCGGTGTTGTTCAAGCGGTTCGCGGATGTTGACGTATTCGACATCGAGGTGAACTCGCACAATGCGGACGACATAATCAAGTTTTGTCAGATGATCGAGCCAACGTTTGGCGGGATCAATCTGGAGGACATCGCGGCGCCGGACTGCTTCTACATCGAAGAGACGCTGAAGGCGACGATGGACATTCCCGTGTTTCACGATGACCAGCACGGCACGGCGATTATTTCCGGGGCCGGGTTATTGAACGCGGTGGAGATCAGTGGCAAGGACATTTCCAAATTGCGGGTGGTGTTCAGCGGCGCGGGCGCGTCGGGCATTGCCTGTGCTCGGATGTACGAGACGCTGGGCGTGCGGCACGAGAATGTGCTGCTCTGCGACACGAAGGGTGTGCTCTACCATGGCCGCGAGGATCTCGATCCGGCGCACCCGAAGTACAACAAATACAAGGCTTACTTTGCGCAAGATACGGAACGGCGGACGTTGGCCGACGCGCTGCGGGATGCGGACGTGTTCTGCGGCTGCTCGGTGGCGAATGTGGTGAAGAAGGAGATGGTGCGCTCGATGGCGGCGAATCCGATCATATTGGCGATGGCGAATCCGGATCCCGAGATCAGCTATCCGGACGCGATGGACGCGCGCCGCGATGTGATCATGGCCACGGGGCGCAGTGACTATCCGAATCAGGTGAACAACGTGCTGGGCTTTCCGTTCATCTTCCGCGGCGCGCTGGACACGCACGCGAGTCAGATTAACGAGGCGATGAAGCTGGCGGCGGCGCGGTCGCTGGCCCGGTTGGCGAAGGAAGACGTTCCAGATTATGTCTGTCAGGCCTACGGCGTGGACCGGATTCAGTTCGGTCGCGAGTATCTGATTCCTAAGCCGGTCGATCATCGCGTCTTGCTGTGGGAGGCGGTGGAGGTCGCCCGGGCGGCCTGTGAAAGCGGCGTCGCACGCAAGCCGATCACCGATTTCGACGCCTACCGCGAGCATCTCGAAGCGCTCTTGGGACTGGGCCGGGAGGTCACGCGCATGTTCATCAACCGTGCGAAGATGGGACCCAAGCGGATCATCTTCCCCGAGGGTGAGCATCCGAAGATTTTGCGGGCGGCGGACATGATCGTGGACGAGAAGATCGGCACGCCGGTGCTGGTGGGCTATCGGCGGGTCATCGAGGAGCGGCAGCGCGAGCTGGGCTTGCAGAACTCGGCCCGTGTCGAGGTCATCGATCCCGACCTGATCCCGGCGGCGGAAATGGATCAATATGTCGAGGAGTTCTGGCGGCTGCGGAATCGCAAGGGCGTGACGAAGAGCGAGGCCCGCAAGCTGCTGGGCGATCCGAACTACTTGGCGGCGATGCTCTTGCGGGCGGGCAAGGCGGATGCGCTGGTGGGCGGTGTCTCGGCGCACTACTCGGACACGATCCGGCCCGCCTTGCAGATTCTATCGAAACGGCCGGGCATCCGCAACGTCGCGGCCCTGCATGCGCTGATCTTCAAGGAGAAACTGGTCTTCATCGCGGATACGGCGGTGAACGTCGATGCCAACAGCGCCGAGGACCTCGCGGACATTGCGATTCTGGCGGCGCTGACGGTGAAGCTGAACTTTGCGATTGAGCCGCGGGTCGCGATGATCAGCTTCTCGAATTTCGGCAGTGTGAATCACCCGTTGGCCAGGAAGGTGCGGGCGGCGATGGAGCTGGTCCGGCAGCAGCGGCCAGAGATCCTGATTGACGGCGAGATGCAGGCCGACACGGCGGTGGATCAGGCGGTGTTGGACGAGACCTATCCGTTCTCGGTGTTGAAGGGCGGCGCAGCCAACACGCTGATTTTCCCCGACATGACCTCGGCGAACATCGCGGTCAAGCTGCTCATGAAGCTGGGCGGCGCGGAAGCGATCGGCCCGATTCTGATGGGCATGGCCAAGAGCGTCCATGTGGTGCATCGCACGAGCGACGTCGGCGACATTGTGCAGGCGGCGGCGTTCTCGGTGGTGGACGTGACGACGCACTGAGGCGCTTCTCTCTTCCTGCCGCGTGCTCGGTTTGGGTGCGCGGCGGGGAGGGGATTGAAATAGATGAACGATGATAGATGAACCCGGAACGCGGAACGATGAAGCGAAGAGGATGTAGCGGCGGTGCGTGAGCCGCTCGGCGGAAGGCGCTCATACGTGCGCTTGGAATCCGCCGAGCGGGGACTGTGTCCCCGCCGGAATTGATGGCAGTCAAACTCCGTTGTGCTTCAATTGGCATCAAATGCCTCAGATTCCGGCCGCGCGGGGACGCACGGCTCGGCGAGCGCCTTTCCGCAACAAGCCCGTGCGGCAGTGCGCTCGGGGGAGTGTTCCGATTCCGGTCGGGCAACGCGCGTGCAGGTTGGGCAGGTGGCGGCCACGCAGGGCCGCCTCTACCCGGCGATTTTGATTTGTTGCTTTTCGTTTGAATGATACCCTATGAAATGGCTTAAAGATAGATTATTCCCGTCACCGCCGTTCGCGGAGCTGGGGCGGATGTTTGGCGGTTCCGGGCACCCGCAAACGGGTGCCTCGGCGCGTGTCACTGTCAAGAACGTGCCGGGGGCGCTGCCGGTGCTGGTGGCGGATTATCTGCATACGGTGTGCGGGCGGCCGGTGCTGTTGGTGGCCGAGACGGTGGAGGATGCGGAAGAGTACGCGGATGATCTGACGGTGCTCTCGGAAGAAAACTCAAAACTTGAAACCGGAAACTTGAAAGAGTCAAACTCGGATTCAAGTTTGAAGTTTGAAGTTTCACGTTTGGGCCCATGTTTGTTGCCGGGTCGGCCGCATTTCAATCGCGAACTTACGCCGGTGGAGCAGAGCGAGCGGGCGGAGGCGCTGCTGGCGCTGTCGCGGCGGGAGCGGCCGCTCATTGTGGCGACGGTGGCCGCGCTGGTCGATCCGCTGCCTGAGCCGGGTACGGTTGAGCAAAACATGTATGTGATCGCCAAAGGCGAGAGCCTGACGCGTGAATCGCTGTTGCTGTTTCTGCACGACACGGGCTATCACCGCGAGATGTTCGTGGAGACGGTGGGGCAATATGCCGTGCGCGGCGCAGTCGTGGATATCTATCCGTTCGGGGCGCAGGAGCCCGTGCGCGTGGAATTCTTCGACGAGGAAGTGGAGAGTGTGCGCACGTTCGATCCGTCCTCGCAGAAATCCACGGGTGAGATTCCCGAAGTCACGATGATGGCGGGCTCGTTGCCGTCGGCGAACAAGTCGCATCTGCTCGAACACCTGCAGGCCGAGACCGTGATCGTCTGGGGTGCGGGCCGGGCGAGTTGGCAGGCCGTGAAAAAGGTCTATGAAGAAGCACACGACGCGCGCAGCTCGTCGCGCTTCCGCAAGTTGGCCGAGCGCATGCTGGACGTGGAAGATCCGTCGGTGGTGTGGGATGATGAAGATGAAGAGAAACTTGAAACATCAAACTTGAAACGGGAAGATACCGACGAGGACGAGCCGGAAGGCGATAGTTCGGACTCAAGTTTCAAGTTTCAAGTTTCAGGTTTGGAGGACCGACCCCCCTTAATCCCCCCACAGAGTGGGGGGAGCTCAGAGTCCGAGCCTTCCCCCACTTCGTGGGGGAACGGGAAGGGCGTCGAGAGCGCGATTCACTATGATCTGATTCGTCGGGCGTCGAAGCTGTTCGCGCAGGTGTTCATCGAGAATTCACCGGCCGATGACGATGCGGTGATTGATTTTGGCGGTCAGCCGCAGGAGCGTTTCGCGGCGAATCTGCCGCTGGTCGCGGACCGGCTGCGCGACTATTACGCGCAGGGGACGCAGGCGGTGATTCTGGCGGATTCGCAGCTCGCGGGCGACCGGCTGGCGCAGGTGCTGATCGAGCGCGGCTGCCCCGAACCGGCGTTCGAAATTCGTGAAGGCGGACTGCATCACGGGTTCACGCTGCCCGCGGCGAAGCTGGCCGTGCTGGTGGACCATGATATTTTCGGCAGGATGAGGCGTCGCCGACGCTTCATGAAGTTCAAGAATGTGGTGCCGCTGCACGATATTGACTCGCTGAAGCCGGGCGATCATGTCGTGCACATTGATTACGGCATCGGCCGCTATGTGGGGATGACCAAGATTCAGGTCGGCGGGACGCAGCGCGAGGTCTTGAAGATCCTGTATCGCGACGATGTCACGCTGTTTGTGAAGCTGGAAAACCTCGCGCAAATCCAAAAATACTCTGGTCGTGAGGGGTTTCAGCCGCCGCTCTCGAAGATCGGCGGCCGCGACTGGAAAGAGCTGAAGAAGAAGACCAAGAAGTCGCTGC
This genomic interval carries:
- a CDS encoding magnesium transporter CorA family protein produces the protein MIQSYEIQNRMIVPVTAERASILVFTCADETEKRRAHELLDLDLHDIESALDPDEVSRIEFDDDRVFIIWKQPLSVTFDQRLRFDVASVGLLLEPHRLTIITAAEEIYFTPREFKNVESPLDVLLRYLLSTIRHYLDHLKGIKQITSELQTKVNTSLENKYLLQMFGLSESLTYYMNAIEGNELVLAKLSVNPRKARLSEPQGDLLDDIRLDNHQCARQAQIYSEVLSGLMDARGNIVNNNMTILLRDLTLINIIFLPLNLIAGIGGMSEFSMMTSGTSWKLSYALFIMGMVAMGWLTWMVLVRFLRKR
- a CDS encoding NADP-dependent malic enzyme codes for the protein MDLGEQSLEYHARGRHGKIEVVPTKPCRTQFDLSLAYTPGVAEPCLRIHANPELAYLYTARENLVAVISNGTAVLGLGNIGALAGKPVMEGKAVLFKRFADVDVFDIEVNSHNADDIIKFCQMIEPTFGGINLEDIAAPDCFYIEETLKATMDIPVFHDDQHGTAIISGAGLLNAVEISGKDISKLRVVFSGAGASGIACARMYETLGVRHENVLLCDTKGVLYHGREDLDPAHPKYNKYKAYFAQDTERRTLADALRDADVFCGCSVANVVKKEMVRSMAANPIILAMANPDPEISYPDAMDARRDVIMATGRSDYPNQVNNVLGFPFIFRGALDTHASQINEAMKLAAARSLARLAKEDVPDYVCQAYGVDRIQFGREYLIPKPVDHRVLLWEAVEVARAACESGVARKPITDFDAYREHLEALLGLGREVTRMFINRAKMGPKRIIFPEGEHPKILRAADMIVDEKIGTPVLVGYRRVIEERQRELGLQNSARVEVIDPDLIPAAEMDQYVEEFWRLRNRKGVTKSEARKLLGDPNYLAAMLLRAGKADALVGGVSAHYSDTIRPALQILSKRPGIRNVAALHALIFKEKLVFIADTAVNVDANSAEDLADIAILAALTVKLNFAIEPRVAMISFSNFGSVNHPLARKVRAAMELVRQQRPEILIDGEMQADTAVDQAVLDETYPFSVLKGGAANTLIFPDMTSANIAVKLLMKLGGAEAIGPILMGMAKSVHVVHRTSDVGDIVQAAAFSVVDVTTH
- the mfd gene encoding transcription-repair coupling factor encodes the protein MKWLKDRLFPSPPFAELGRMFGGSGHPQTGASARVTVKNVPGALPVLVADYLHTVCGRPVLLVAETVEDAEEYADDLTVLSEENSKLETGNLKESNSDSSLKFEVSRLGPCLLPGRPHFNRELTPVEQSERAEALLALSRRERPLIVATVAALVDPLPEPGTVEQNMYVIAKGESLTRESLLLFLHDTGYHREMFVETVGQYAVRGAVVDIYPFGAQEPVRVEFFDEEVESVRTFDPSSQKSTGEIPEVTMMAGSLPSANKSHLLEHLQAETVIVWGAGRASWQAVKKVYEEAHDARSSSRFRKLAERMLDVEDPSVVWDDEDEEKLETSNLKREDTDEDEPEGDSSDSSFKFQVSGLEDRPPLIPPQSGGSSESEPSPTSWGNGKGVESAIHYDLIRRASKLFAQVFIENSPADDDAVIDFGGQPQERFAANLPLVADRLRDYYAQGTQAVILADSQLAGDRLAQVLIERGCPEPAFEIREGGLHHGFTLPAAKLAVLVDHDIFGRMRRRRRFMKFKNVVPLHDIDSLKPGDHVVHIDYGIGRYVGMTKIQVGGTQREVLKILYRDDVTLFVKLENLAQIQKYSGREGFQPPLSKIGGRDWKELKKKTKKSLLAIAEDLIKLYATRKQANGIIYSPDTLWQREMEASFPYEDTPDQLRAAEEVKRDMERAVPMDRLIAGDVGYGKTEVAMRAAFKAVTDGKQVAVLVPTTILAMQHFRTFKERFKSWPVKVEVMSRFQNPREQKLSAKRLSDGNLDVLIGTHRILSKDVQFHDLGLLVIDEEHRFGVVQKERIKSLKANIDVLSMSATPIPRTLHMALMGARDLSQISTPPPGRLPIETDVVEFSEKVIKEAIEYELTRGGQVFFVHNRIQSIPAVKRMLERLLPKVSFAIAHGQMEEDQLSKVMVDFIEGSVQVLISTMIIESGIDLPNVNTMIVNRADRFGVAQLHQLRGRIGRSSRKAYAYLLVPPRFEMSRIARERLAALTNFSSLGAGFQVAMRDLEIRGAGNLLGREQSGYINAVGFEMYQRLIEEAVKEVQLEQLGSDADETPPVELKLRLDADAFFPENYMPEGGMRLNYYREMSKAQSLERVDEIEQDVRDRFGKLPSAAENLFDMVRVRVLGEKLGAERIEIMPAEMVIEFPKGQMSRDKLLEIAARAAGYPVEFAASGPVKIKLPLGVIKAGWDEKLGYAVGFLGEIAGAEQLRLAT